The Juglans microcarpa x Juglans regia isolate MS1-56 chromosome 2S, Jm3101_v1.0, whole genome shotgun sequence genome has a window encoding:
- the LOC121253411 gene encoding F-box/kelch-repeat protein At3g23880-like, translated as MSAYIPEDLVLEILPGLHLKCLIRFRSVSKSWATLIGTPDYLSKSLINDCILANPTHQLLFVKRSPISTDGRLSYSFLCYSTLASASDSETHQDLPLQSRYDIKIVGSCNGLLCLFDYYDTGNIVVWNPTTVEFMLLPHAWEVETVCFGFDPIHEEFKVLRIRYVPESEEPYLPPYLVRRVHLNQAVEVYSLSGGSWRNLVVDVEVPKFQGLDSSYMNGVCFWLALTYYGDEKIVAFDVCDEVIRTMALPNYSLVYGEITWRTLTVLKESVALIVYPRNNGEDRFFDIWLLLDFGVKESWIRLVRIVPICGFGWPLGFWKRGELFIVCRDQGELVLYNPFTQTVRTLQLDGEWFHVLPFTPSSVGINGSGFLDGGSYVGDAADEGLNNEPLSRAEYLAMIGPHPGGLSGELPTLAEVFGGLPYCQGISQLAAFIVDGQEAAIQESFKEREQLKCELERTRLDLSGERKRVKKLECCQRNN; from the exons ATGTCCGCTTACATCCCTGAAGACTTGGTTCTTGAAATTCTCCCCGGGCTTCACCTAAAATGTCTTATTCGATTCCGATCCGTCAGCAAATCTTGGGCCACCCTCATCGGCACTCCCGATTACCTCTCCAAAAGTCTCATCAACGATTGCATTCTCGCCAACCCCACCCATCAACTCCTCTTCGTAAAACGCTCCCCCATATCCACTGACGGAAGACTGTCTTACTCATTCCTATGCTACAGCACTCTCGCCTCTGCCTCTGACTCGGAAACTCATCAAGATCTTCCGTTACAAAGCCGGTATGATATTAAGATTGTGGGTTCCTGTAATGGCTTGCTCTGTCTCTTTGACTACTACGATACCGGCAACATCGTTGTCTGGAACCCCACCACGGTGGAGTTCATGCTCCTCCCTCACGCTTGGGAGGTGGAAACCGTATGTTTTGGTTTCGACCCGATACACGAAGAGTTCAAGGTTTTGAGGATTCGCTATGTGCCGGAGAGTGAGGAGCCGTATCTCCCTCCTTACTTGGTTCGTCGTGTCCATCTGAACCAGGCAGTGGAGGTTTATAGCCTAAGCGGTGGTTCTTGGAGAAATCTTGTCGTCGACGTTGAAGTGCCTAAGTTTCAAGGACTCGATTCATCTTATATGAATGGTGTCTGTTTCTGGTTGGCGCTAACTTATTATGGGGACGAGAAGATTGTTGCGTTCGACGTGTGCGATGAGGTGATCCGAACGATGGCATTGCCCAATTATAGTCTTGTATATGGTGAAATTACTTGGAGGACTCTCACGGTACTAAAAGAATCGGTTGCTTTGATAGTTTATCCTCGTAATAATGGGGAGGACAGATTCTTCGATATATGGCTGTTGCTCGACTTTGGTGTTAAAGAATCTTGGATTCGGCTGGTGAGGATCGTACCCATCTGTGGTTTTGGATGGCCGTTGGGGTTTTGGAAGAGGGGCGAGTTGTTTATTGTGTGCAGAGATCAGGGGGAGCTTGTATTGTATAACCCTTTCACTCAGACAGTAAGAACTCTACAGCTTGATGGGGAGTGGTTCCATGTTCTACCTTTCACCCCTAGTTCAGTTGGGATCAACGGATCGGGATTTTTAGATG GTGGCAGCTATGTTGGTGATGCAGCCGATGAGGGTCTGAATAATGAACCACTCTCTCGGGCTGAGTATCTAGCTATGATCGGCCCTCATCCAGGGGGTTTGAGTGGAGAGCTACCTACTCTTGCTGAAGTCTTTGGGGGATTGCCCTA TTGCCAGGGTATTTCTCAGCTTGCAGCTTTTATCGTGGATGGTCAAGAGGCAGCCATCCAAGAAAGCTTCAAGGAGAGGGAACAGTTGAAGTGTGAACTCGAGAGGACGAGACTCGACCTATCGGGCGAGCGCAAGAGAGTGAAGAAGCTAGAGTGCTGTCAGAGGAATAACTAG